AGCGCCACCGTGCTGGTCTCCAATCCGGGCAGCATGATGCCCGAATGGCGCGGCCATGTCGCCATGCTCATGGTCATCCCGCCGCAGGTGGTGGCCCTGGGGCTGGGCGCCATCCAAAGCCGCCCCGCCGTGGTCCGCGACGAGACGGGCGCCGAGGTCATCGCGCCGCGCCGCATCCTGCCCCTGACCATCTGCGGCGACCACCGGGTGATGGACTTCAGCCACGTCACGGCCTTCATGCGCGAGCTGAACCGCTTCTGCGAGCATCCGGAAATGCTGCTGCACCAGCCATGAGCCGGGCCGCGCGGGGCGGGCTTATGGTTGCAGGGTTATCTGTCATGCGGGAACGGGCGAGCCTGTCTCATTTTGTCTGGCTTGTCTCGTCCGGGGTGTTTCTCAGGAGGGGATAGGAACCCCCTGGGAGTATGTGCCAGGTGTTGACGAAATCCCAGCCCTCGTCGGTGTAGGTGCGTTCCAGTTGCATCAGCGCCGTGGGCAGACCGGTGCCCCCGCCCGACACGAATATGCCGCTGGTTTCGGTGTCCCAGAAACTGGCCTCTGTCGTGCCGTCCCAACCGTCGGGTGAATAATCACTGTACACGCATAGTAGGCCGCCGGTTCTCTGCCATCCGGGCACCGTTCCCGTTGAATAGCATTCAGACACCGTTCCGGCGTTTACCCCAATAAGACCGCCGCAAAACCACGAGGATGACGCCGGGCCGGTCGCATAACACCGTGACACTGTGCCATCGTTTCCGCCCGCGAGCCCCCCCGCACCCATCATACTGGCCCTGGCGGCGCCTGTCGCAAAGGATTCGGTTATCGTTCCCCTGGTGGAATTGTGGCCGACCAAACCACCGGCTCCAGCATAGTCCGCCAACACGTCACCAGTCGCCTGGCATCTTGTCACGATGCCACGGTTATACCCCAGTAACCCCCCGCAGTAGTTTAAAAAACCCCTCACAGTGCTTGTCGCCGCGCATTCCGACATGGTGCCCGCGTTATAGCCAGCCATCCCGCCCAAATCCGTGCTTCCCTCCACTTCGGACACGGTACGGCACAGGGCAATGGTTCCGCTGTTAAAACCGGCCAGCCCCCCGATGCGCACCTCACCCGTCACTGAGGCGGTAATGCGGCAGTTTGAAACGAGACCCCCGTTTTGCCCCGCCAGACCGCCCACAAATAGCCTGCCGTTGACATTGGCGTTCATGAGGTCAAGATTTCTGACTTCCCCCCCGCTTCCCAGTACATGGAACAGGCCCAAAGAATCGCTGCCGGGCCGGTCCATTGCCACATTTTGCAGGACATGGCCCTGCCCGTCAAAAACACCGTTGAAGAGCCCCAAATCACCGATGGGCCAAAGTTCCACCCCCGCGCAGTCCAGATCCGCCGTGAGCAGGATATGGGCGTCGAGGGCCGCCGCATGCCATGACAGCAGCGCCAGTTCCTCCGGAGTGCCCACCAGGTAGGGATCCGTTTCCGTGCCGCTTCCGGCAAGCGGAAGGGGGGCCGGCTCGTCGAACGGTGTCCCGTCAGTACCCTCCCAGGCCAGCCGGGGGTACTCCCCCTCCTTCATCACCCAGTTTGAGCCGGCCCAGCCGGCGTCTTGATAGTAACTGCGGTTGGTCATCTGGAGGGTTGTCAGTCCCTTGCCGCCACCGCCACCAACCTTTCCGCTGGTTTCAATATCCCAAAAACTCCCGGACGCGCTCCCATAATTCACGCCCAGCAGGCCACCGGAACGTTTCCCCCCGTTCACTAGGCTTGTCGAGTAGCAATTCATCGCCATGCCGGCGTTTCTGCCCGCCAGTCCACCGGCATAACCTGTTCCGGTCACTGAGCCCGCCGTGTGGCACTCCATCACCGTGCCAATGCCTAATTCCCCCGCCAGCACACCGACACAAACCCCGTCAATCAAGTCATCCGCAACGCCGAACACCGTAACCGTGCCCGTCACCCGGCATTGTGAAATCATTCCATAACTTAGTCCCACCAGTCCGCCGACCCGGTCCCTGCCCGTCACGAC
Above is a window of Candidatus Hydrogenedentota bacterium DNA encoding:
- a CDS encoding PASTA domain-containing protein, giving the protein MKTIHTAFMVSLSLAMVLLAAGCVPGMPVADFTADPTGGTAPLTVQFSDVSRMVKAESITAWSWDFGDGVTATERHPSHTYTVPGSHTVSLTVTTDGGKTSTTTKTGHIVVEAGPEGEGEGEGEGEGEPPVTLVPDVTGMAESDAAAALTDAGLELGGIDEEFSDTVPAGQVIRQDPAAGAEVPPGNAVALVLSAGPQPVVVPDVAGLEQAEAESALTDAGLAVGGITEAHSDAVPAGQVVSQDPAAGCEVPPGSAVALVLSLGPEPTRIASIEELQRIGNDPNYPLDGYYVLTQDLDASDTAEWKDGLGFAPIGTWIGNDPAVRFSGSFDGQYHTIRNLFINRPEEDYVGLFGCVDTKGIVRNFALEDCVVTGRDRVGGLVGLSYGMISQCRVTGTVTVFGVADDLIDGVCVGVLAGELGIGTVMECHTAGSVTGTGYAGGLAGRNAGMAMNCYSTSLVNGGKRSGGLLGVNYGSASGSFWDIETSGKVGGGGGKGLTTLQMTNRSYYQDAGWAGSNWVMKEGEYPRLAWEGTDGTPFDEPAPLPLAGSGTETDPYLVGTPEELALLSWHAAALDAHILLTADLDCAGVELWPIGDLGLFNGVFDGQGHVLQNVAMDRPGSDSLGLFHVLGSGGEVRNLDLMNANVNGRLFVGGLAGQNGGLVSNCRITASVTGEVRIGGLAGFNSGTIALCRTVSEVEGSTDLGGMAGYNAGTMSECAATSTVRGFLNYCGGLLGYNRGIVTRCQATGDVLADYAGAGGLVGHNSTRGTITESFATGAARASMMGAGGLAGGNDGTVSRCYATGPASSSWFCGGLIGVNAGTVSECYSTGTVPGWQRTGGLLCVYSDYSPDGWDGTTEASFWDTETSGIFVSGGGTGLPTALMQLERTYTDEGWDFVNTWHILPGGSYPLLRNTPDETSQTK